From Cucumis melo cultivar AY chromosome 1, USDA_Cmelo_AY_1.0, whole genome shotgun sequence, a single genomic window includes:
- the LOC103489766 gene encoding uncharacterized protein LOC103489766, which produces MSTAQRRQKSYADVQRKDLEFDVGYMVFLKVAPVKGSYRLALPSSLSAVHDVFHVSMLRKYVADPTHVVDFEPLQISGDLSYEEQPFEILAREVKMLHNRGILLVKVLWRNRGVEKATWEREEDMRAQYPELFED; this is translated from the exons ATGTCGACAGCACAAAgaagacagaagagttatgctgacgtacaacgtaaggatctcgagttcgATGTGGGAtacatggtctttctgaaggttgcacctgTGAAGGgat CTTATCGTTTGGCGCTGCCTTCATCTCTTtctgcagtgcatgacgtattccatgtctccatgctaAGGAAGTATGTCGCAGATCCGAcgcatgtggtggacttcgagccattGCAAATTTCTGGAGACTTGAGTTACGAGGAGCAACCGTTTGAGAtcttggcaagagaggtcaagatgcTACATAATCGAGGAATCTTgctggtcaaagttctttggcgaaaccGCGGAGTTGAAAaggccacatgggagagagaagaggacatgagagcccagtaccctgAGTTGTttgaggattag